A single genomic interval of Hevea brasiliensis isolate MT/VB/25A 57/8 chromosome 4, ASM3005281v1, whole genome shotgun sequence harbors:
- the LOC110649148 gene encoding multiple organellar RNA editing factor 8, chloroplastic/mitochondrial: protein MATHLFTRSLLYRPTSTNKTLILSLLSRSLSSLPAASPVSRSFSLLRCLRPLSAAASFGSSNLPPALTSRSFATRTTTSSLNDPSPNWSNRPPKETILLDGCDFEHWLVVMEKPDDNLTRDEIIDGYIKTLAMVVGSEEEARKKIYSVSTRCYFAFGALVSEELSLKIKELPKVRWVLPDSYLDVKNKDYGGEPFIDGKAVPYDPKYHEEWIRNNARANERNRRNDRPRNFDRSRNYERRRENMQNRDFQNTRVTPMDNQGMQNPPPNMAGMPQNSMSGPGGPPLPPPNNYMGGPPPPPPNNYMGGPPLPPPNNYTGGPPPPPPNNYTGGPPPPPPNSYMGGPPPPPPNNYMGGPPPPPPNNYMGGPPPPPPPKNYVGGPPPPPPPPSNNYVGGPQNMGGIPQNNFGASPPNTGGMPQNPGWSNNMPQNFQNGRNDGGIHHQGTPSNYQNNYTSNRDGSLPGGNPYSA from the exons atggctACTCACCTCTTTACTCGCTCTCTACTCTACCGGCCGACCTCCACCAACAAAACCCTAATCCTTTCTCTTCTCTCTCGTTCCCTCTCCTCCCTCCCCGCGGCCTCTCCTGTCTCTCGCTCTTTCTCTCTCCTCCGTTGTCTCCGCCCCCTCTCTGCTGCTGCCAGCTTCGGCTCCTCTAATCTTCCTCCTGCTCTCACCTCCCGTTCCTTCGCCACCCGGACTACGACATCATCGCTTAATGATCCGAGTCCTAATTGGTCTAATAGGCCTCCCAAAGAGACCATCTTGTTGGATGGATGCGATTTTGAACACTGGCTTGTGGTTATGGAGAAACCAGATGACAATCTTACTAGGGATGAAATCATTGATGGTTATATCAAAACCCTAGCCATGGTTGTGGGCAG TGAGGAAGAAGCAAGGAAGAAGATCTACTCAGTTTCAACTAGATGCTACTTTGCTTTTGGAGCTCTAGTGTCTGAAGAGCTTTCTCTAAAGATTAAAG AGTTGCCCAAGGTTCGTTGGGTTCTACCCGATTCATACTTGGATGTTAAGAACAAAGATTATGGAG GGGAGCCATTTATTGATGGCAAAGCTGTTCCCTATGATCCAAAGTACCATGAAGAATGGATAAGGAATAATGCGAGGGCAAATGAGAGAAATAGGCGCAATGATAGGCCTCGTAACTTTGACAGGTCAAGAAACTATGAAAGAAGAAGGGAAAACATGCAGAACAGAGATTTCCAGAACACAAGGGTAACTCCAATGGATAATCAGGGCATGCAGAACCCTCCCCCCAACATGGCTGGAATGCCACAGAACAGCATGAGTGGACCCGGAGGACCACCCCTGCCGCCACCTAACAACTACATGGGTGGGCCGCCCCCGCCTCCACCGAACAACTACATGGGTGGGCCGCCCCTGCCTCCACCTAACAACTACACGGGTGGGCCGCCCCCGCCTCCACCTAACAACTACACGGGTGGGCCGCCCCCGCCGCCTCCTAACAGCTACATGGGTGGGCCACCACCACCGCCTCCTAACAACTACATGGGTGGGCCACCACCACCGCCTCCTAACAACTACATGGGTGGGCCGCCACCACCACCGCCTCCTAAAAACTACGTGGGTGGGCcgccgccaccaccaccaccgcctTCTAACAACTATGTGGGTGGGCCGCAGAACATGGGAGGAATACCTCAGAACAACTTTGGAGCTTCGCCTCCCAACACGGGAGGAATGCCCCAAAATCCTGGATGGTCTAATAACATGCCACAGAACTTCCAGAATGGGCGCAATGATGGAGGCATACATCACCAAGGTACACCATCAAACTACCAGAATAACTACACTTCAAATAGGGATGGAAGCTTGCCTGGTGGAAACCCCTATAGTGCCTGA